In one Candidatus Limnocylindria bacterium genomic region, the following are encoded:
- a CDS encoding ABC transporter substrate-binding protein, which yields MRKLATLALAFTIVATACGGLAPGGSDSSALAPAKDIAPAAAITWWHAMGGVNGEAINRIVAAFNTSQSKIKVEAIFQGNYDDLLAKLNTAIASNAAPALVQVYDIGQRYMYDSGQVVPMQAFIDRDKFDTKDFEPAVINYYKYQDKLQSMPWNASSSILFYNKDAFKEVGLDPEKPPVTFTEVAEAAKKLTKKDASGATVRFGFGPSIYGWLFEQLMATSAAPYADNGNGRDNRATKVLWNSAQGKAILDWWKAGVDGGYFYNPGIDNAGSTNAFNSGKTAMYIESTATLRNTINVAKFQVGTGLYPRPDSKPKDGGNIIGGASLYIMKSRPPAEQQAAWEFVKYAMTPAVQGQWQSDTGYYPIVKAAYDTGPSKEWATKYPQFLTAITQIRESPQNRNTNGAVLGVMPQARQRTQKMIESVLLGQATSQAALDAAVTEINAAIDKYNKANP from the coding sequence ATGCGCAAACTCGCAACACTCGCACTCGCGTTCACGATCGTGGCCACGGCCTGCGGTGGCTTGGCGCCAGGCGGATCTGACAGCAGCGCACTCGCGCCCGCGAAGGACATCGCGCCCGCTGCGGCGATCACCTGGTGGCACGCGATGGGCGGCGTGAACGGTGAGGCGATCAACAGGATCGTTGCCGCCTTCAACACCAGCCAGAGCAAGATCAAGGTCGAGGCCATCTTCCAGGGCAACTACGACGACTTGCTCGCGAAGCTGAACACCGCCATCGCGTCGAACGCCGCGCCGGCCCTTGTGCAGGTGTACGACATCGGCCAGCGCTACATGTACGACAGCGGCCAAGTCGTGCCGATGCAAGCGTTCATCGACCGCGACAAGTTCGACACGAAGGACTTCGAGCCCGCGGTGATCAACTACTACAAGTACCAGGACAAGCTTCAGAGCATGCCTTGGAACGCATCCTCCTCGATCCTCTTCTACAACAAGGACGCCTTTAAAGAGGTCGGCCTTGACCCGGAGAAGCCTCCGGTGACATTCACCGAGGTTGCCGAAGCCGCGAAGAAGCTCACGAAGAAGGACGCGAGTGGCGCGACCGTCCGCTTCGGCTTCGGCCCATCGATCTACGGCTGGCTCTTCGAGCAGCTCATGGCGACTTCCGCCGCGCCGTACGCCGACAACGGCAACGGACGCGATAACCGGGCGACGAAGGTTCTCTGGAATAGTGCGCAAGGAAAGGCCATTCTCGACTGGTGGAAGGCCGGCGTGGACGGAGGCTACTTCTACAACCCCGGGATCGACAACGCAGGCTCCACGAACGCGTTCAACTCGGGTAAGACCGCGATGTACATCGAGAGCACCGCCACGCTCCGCAACACGATCAATGTCGCCAAGTTCCAAGTGGGGACCGGCCTGTATCCCCGGCCGGATAGCAAGCCGAAGGACGGCGGCAACATCATCGGAGGCGCATCGCTCTACATCATGAAGAGCCGGCCGCCGGCCGAGCAGCAGGCCGCCTGGGAATTCGTGAAATACGCGATGACCCCGGCGGTGCAGGGGCAGTGGCAGTCAGACACGGGCTACTACCCGATCGTGAAGGCCGCCTACGACACGGGGCCGAGCAAGGAGTGGGCGACCAAGTACCCGCAGTTCCTCACCGCGATCACGCAGATCCGTGAATCACCGCAGAACCGCAACACCAACGGCGCGGTCCTGGGCGTCATGCCGCAGGCCCGCCAGCGCACCCAAAAGATGATCGAGTCTGTTCTGCTTGGGCAGGCGACCAGCCAGGCGGCGCTCGATGCTGCCGTGACGGAAATCAACGCCGCGATCGACAAATACAACAAGGCGAACCCGTAA
- a CDS encoding sugar ABC transporter permease: MTRWSSRDTRSLGIGLAYLAPSLLLFAAFVFIPLAQTIYLSFFNTRATGAITTFAGLDHYLELLTSEAFRTGLVATAQFALYTVPVGIALGLVLAVMLNQRLRGINVFRTMMSSTIAISAAVGALIWLLLFNPSLGLLNYVLSRVGVHGPEWLIQPTTAIIAVSVTTIWLTLGTNIIVLLSGLQGVPEEIYEAARLDGARGLRMFTRITIPMVSPSLFFLLVVDTVAVLQAFTQIHLLTRGGPVDATRVLVYSIYLDAFQNFQFGFASAQAVILFLLVMGLTLIQFRFVERLVHYQ, encoded by the coding sequence GTGACACGGTGGTCCTCGCGCGACACCAGGTCGCTGGGCATCGGCCTGGCCTATCTCGCGCCGTCGCTGCTCCTGTTCGCAGCGTTCGTGTTCATCCCGCTCGCGCAGACCATCTACCTCAGCTTCTTCAACACGCGAGCCACAGGAGCGATCACCACGTTCGCCGGGCTCGATCACTACCTGGAGCTGCTGACATCAGAGGCCTTTCGCACCGGGCTAGTTGCGACCGCGCAGTTCGCCCTATACACGGTCCCCGTCGGGATCGCGCTCGGCCTGGTCCTCGCAGTCATGCTCAACCAGAGGCTCCGCGGGATCAACGTCTTCCGCACGATGATGTCAAGCACGATCGCGATCTCGGCGGCGGTCGGCGCGCTCATCTGGCTGCTGTTGTTCAACCCGAGCCTCGGCTTGCTCAACTACGTGCTGTCGCGCGTCGGCGTGCACGGACCCGAATGGCTCATCCAGCCCACGACCGCGATCATCGCCGTCTCGGTCACCACGATCTGGCTGACTCTCGGGACGAACATCATCGTGCTGCTCTCGGGTCTTCAGGGCGTGCCCGAGGAGATCTATGAGGCGGCGCGCCTCGATGGCGCGCGCGGTCTACGCATGTTCACTCGCATCACCATCCCGATGGTGTCGCCATCCCTGTTCTTCCTTCTGGTCGTCGACACGGTCGCCGTGCTACAGGCCTTTACGCAGATCCACCTACTCACGCGTGGTGGTCCGGTGGATGCGACGCGGGTCCTCGTGTACAGCATCTACCTGGACGCGTTCCAGAACTTTCAGTTCGGCTTCGCGAGTGCCCAGGCGGTGATCCTGTTCCTGCTCGTCATGGGCCTCACGCTCATCCAGTTCCGCTTCGTCGAGCGACTGGTCCATTACCAATGA
- the pth gene encoding aminoacyl-tRNA hydrolase — MFGRSSPPRVDRLVVGLGNPGDGYANTRHNVGFQVANKLAKRARLEFDTKAAESRIAEGSLGDLRIAIARPQTFMNDSGRAVAKLLDRYRLPPDALLVVFDEVDLPLGKVRLRERGGPGTHNGMRSITSEIGEGFPRLRIGVAPVDPTTEIGDLAQYVLSPFTADERAEADQVIVRGAEAAEVAVRDGIKRAMDKFNG, encoded by the coding sequence CTGTTCGGGCGTTCGTCACCGCCGCGCGTCGATCGGCTCGTCGTCGGTCTCGGTAATCCGGGCGACGGGTATGCCAACACGCGACACAACGTCGGCTTCCAGGTCGCGAACAAGCTGGCGAAGCGCGCGCGCCTCGAATTCGACACGAAGGCCGCCGAGTCTCGCATCGCCGAGGGCTCGCTGGGCGATCTTCGGATCGCGATCGCGCGGCCGCAGACCTTCATGAACGACAGCGGGCGTGCGGTCGCGAAGCTGCTCGACCGCTACCGCCTCCCGCCCGACGCGCTGCTCGTCGTCTTCGACGAGGTCGACCTGCCGCTCGGGAAGGTCCGGCTGCGCGAACGCGGCGGCCCCGGCACGCATAACGGGATGCGCTCGATCACGAGCGAGATCGGTGAAGGCTTTCCGCGCCTGCGGATCGGCGTCGCGCCGGTCGATCCGACGACCGAGATCGGCGACCTCGCGCAGTACGTCCTGTCGCCATTCACGGCCGATGAGCGAGCCGAAGCGGATCAGGTGATCGTTCGCGGCGCCGAGGCGGCCGAGGTCGCGGTCCGCGACGGGATCAAGCGCGCCATGGACAAATTCAATGGCTAG
- the glpK gene encoding glycerol kinase GlpK: protein MTFVLALDQGTTGSAALVFDADGAVRGAADRETRQSYPASGHVEHDPDEIFATTIAVGRDALAAARIGAKDVAGIGITNQRETTVVWERATGRPIHPAVVWQSRASAQICEALRARGLEGLVRERTGLVIDAYFSATKVRWILDQVPGAQARAEAGELLCGTIDTWLVWKLTGGRVHVTDVSNASRTMVFDIHRRRWDDELLAMLDLPRSMFATPVPSKGVVGETDPSHFGTAVPIAGIAGDQQAALFGQTCFASGEAKNTYGTGCFLLANTGATAAPARGGLLTTIAWDIGDGVRYALEGSAFITGAAVQWLRDGLGIITRAEETEALASSLTGNDGVYFVPAFTGLGAPHWDMYARGLLIGIERGTTRAHVARATLESIAYQTRDLVEAMRAAGQSIDVLRADGGSTANRFLMQFQSDLLGVPVEVAAIQETTALGAAFLAGLAVGVWKTPDELRRRRAVAARYEPTMSVDQRRFLYDGWQRAVERSRGWASSTPG from the coding sequence GTGACATTCGTCCTGGCGCTCGACCAGGGAACGACCGGCTCGGCCGCGCTCGTCTTCGACGCCGACGGAGCGGTCCGCGGCGCCGCCGACCGCGAGACCCGGCAGAGCTACCCGGCGTCCGGCCATGTCGAGCACGACCCCGACGAGATCTTCGCGACGACCATCGCGGTCGGCCGCGATGCGCTCGCCGCGGCCCGCATCGGTGCGAAGGACGTCGCGGGCATAGGCATCACGAATCAGCGCGAGACCACCGTGGTCTGGGAACGCGCGACGGGCCGCCCGATCCACCCCGCGGTGGTGTGGCAGAGCCGCGCGAGCGCACAGATCTGCGAAGCGCTGCGCGCCCGCGGGCTCGAGGGGCTCGTGCGCGAGCGCACCGGACTCGTCATCGACGCCTACTTCTCCGCGACGAAGGTCCGCTGGATCCTCGATCAGGTCCCCGGCGCGCAGGCGCGCGCCGAAGCCGGCGAGCTGCTGTGCGGGACCATCGACACGTGGCTGGTGTGGAAGCTCACGGGCGGCCGCGTTCACGTGACGGACGTATCCAACGCATCGCGGACGATGGTCTTCGACATCCACCGACGTCGATGGGACGACGAGCTGCTCGCGATGCTCGACCTGCCGCGCTCGATGTTCGCAACGCCCGTGCCGTCGAAGGGCGTCGTCGGCGAAACCGACCCATCACATTTCGGCACGGCGGTGCCGATCGCCGGGATCGCGGGCGACCAGCAGGCAGCGCTGTTCGGGCAGACGTGCTTCGCATCCGGCGAGGCGAAGAACACCTATGGCACCGGCTGCTTCCTGCTCGCGAACACCGGCGCGACCGCAGCGCCGGCGCGCGGCGGTCTGCTCACGACGATCGCGTGGGACATCGGCGACGGCGTGCGCTACGCGCTCGAAGGGAGCGCGTTCATCACCGGCGCCGCGGTGCAGTGGCTGCGCGACGGTCTTGGCATCATCACGCGCGCTGAGGAGACCGAGGCGCTCGCGTCAAGCCTCACCGGCAACGACGGCGTGTACTTCGTCCCCGCGTTCACCGGCCTCGGCGCGCCGCACTGGGACATGTACGCACGCGGACTCCTCATTGGGATCGAGCGCGGGACCACGCGTGCGCACGTCGCGCGGGCGACCCTCGAGAGCATCGCCTATCAGACGCGCGATCTCGTCGAGGCGATGCGCGCGGCCGGACAGTCCATCGACGTCTTGCGCGCCGATGGTGGCAGCACCGCAAACCGCTTCCTCATGCAGTTCCAGTCGGATCTGCTCGGCGTGCCGGTCGAGGTGGCCGCCATACAAGAGACGACGGCACTCGGTGCGGCGTTCCTCGCCGGTCTCGCGGTCGGTGTATGGAAGACGCCAGACGAGCTACGTCGGAGGCGAGCGGTCGCGGCGCGCTACGAGCCGACGATGTCAGTTGATCAACGTCGCTTCCTCTACGACGGTTGGCAGCGCGCTGTCGAACGCTCGCGCGGTTGGGCATCGAGCACGCCGGGCTGA
- a CDS encoding glycerol-3-phosphate dehydrogenase/oxidase produces MRSLGGRTVDLLVIGGGIIGAGIARDAALRGHSVALVEQDDFASGTTSRPTRLIHGGLRYLELFDFALVRSDMREREILLRIAPHLVFPLAFLLPFYRPSLWYQFKLRIGMQLYDALSLDKTLPKRKWLGRDETLAAEPALDPDGLTGAWRFYDAQVPLVERLVIENVVDAADHGALVLNHARATSYLREGDRVGGAVVRDRIADADLEVRARLTINATGPWLDRTIAPLRRTAKPLLRLTKGIHIVTPRATQQAHVLFAKRDGRLFFVVPWLDSTIVGTTDTDYEGDPADASATEEDVRYLQDEAHRAFPNAPFDEIFFTWAGVRALVREEGVSEGQVSRKHALFDHERRDGVAGVLSVVGGKITAYRAIAEEVTDLAARKLGPVGSAAIRGSSTASTPLPGADGSRALAIAALAADDPSLAAPLCPHYKGMAAEIVHAVRSEWARTIGDALLRRTALGLAPCQGLDCIDVVAGLMGPLLGWDAERTKGEVAAYCREVEPMRRFSVK; encoded by the coding sequence GTGCGGTCGCTCGGCGGCCGCACCGTCGATCTCCTGGTCATCGGCGGCGGCATCATCGGAGCGGGGATCGCGCGTGACGCGGCTCTCCGCGGACATTCGGTCGCTCTCGTCGAGCAGGACGACTTCGCCTCCGGGACGACCTCACGGCCGACGCGTCTCATCCACGGCGGCCTGCGCTATCTCGAACTCTTCGACTTCGCGCTGGTGCGCAGCGACATGCGCGAGCGCGAGATCCTCCTTCGCATCGCGCCGCACCTCGTGTTCCCGCTCGCGTTCCTCCTGCCGTTCTACCGGCCCAGCCTCTGGTACCAGTTCAAGCTGCGCATCGGCATGCAGCTCTACGACGCCCTCTCGCTCGACAAGACACTGCCGAAGCGAAAGTGGCTCGGTCGCGACGAGACGCTCGCGGCGGAACCGGCACTCGATCCCGACGGACTCACCGGCGCCTGGCGCTTCTATGACGCACAGGTGCCGCTGGTGGAGCGCCTGGTCATCGAGAACGTCGTCGACGCGGCAGATCACGGCGCGCTCGTCCTCAATCACGCTCGCGCGACGTCCTACCTGCGTGAGGGCGACCGCGTCGGCGGCGCCGTCGTGCGCGACAGGATCGCCGACGCCGATCTCGAGGTGCGTGCACGACTGACCATCAACGCCACGGGCCCGTGGCTGGATCGGACGATCGCGCCGCTGCGCCGGACCGCGAAGCCCCTGCTCCGGCTCACAAAGGGCATCCACATCGTCACGCCGCGCGCCACGCAGCAGGCGCACGTCCTGTTCGCGAAGCGCGACGGCCGCTTGTTCTTCGTCGTGCCCTGGCTCGACAGCACGATCGTCGGCACGACCGACACCGACTACGAGGGAGATCCCGCCGACGCGTCCGCGACGGAGGAGGACGTGCGCTATCTGCAGGACGAGGCGCATCGCGCCTTCCCCAACGCGCCGTTCGACGAGATCTTCTTCACATGGGCGGGCGTCCGCGCGCTGGTCCGCGAGGAAGGCGTGAGCGAGGGCCAGGTGTCGCGGAAGCACGCGCTCTTCGACCACGAGCGCCGCGACGGCGTCGCGGGCGTCCTGTCCGTCGTCGGCGGGAAGATCACCGCGTACCGCGCCATCGCCGAGGAGGTGACCGACCTCGCGGCGCGAAAGCTCGGTCCCGTCGGCAGCGCCGCGATCCGCGGATCCTCGACCGCCTCCACACCGCTGCCAGGCGCGGATGGGTCGCGTGCGCTCGCGATCGCCGCCCTGGCCGCAGATGATCCGTCCCTGGCAGCGCCGCTCTGTCCCCACTACAAGGGCATGGCGGCGGAGATCGTCCACGCCGTTCGGAGCGAGTGGGCGCGGACGATCGGCGATGCGCTGCTACGGCGAACGGCGCTCGGCCTCGCGCCGTGCCAGGGCCTCGACTGCATCGACGTCGTCGCGGGGCTGATGGGACCGCTCCTCGGCTGGGATGCCGAGCGGACCAAGGGCGAGGTCGCAGCGTACTGCCGCGAGGTCGAGCCCATGCGTCGCTTCAGCGTGAAGTGA
- a CDS encoding homoserine dehydrogenase, with the protein MRLALYGFGNVGRALARLLVATGAPFTVTALVTGRHGAVVYPNGIDLRTILAGTDLPGPGMALEPTHADFDPGMPFVPPRPGKLPADILVEMTPLDPRTGEPALSYIREALESGKHVVTANKGPIARAYRELDALATRQGRMLRFEATLADCLPVFTLRRAALPLAKITAIRGIVSSTNNHIISAAAAGVPFADALAEAQRLGIAEADPRNDLDGHDAAAKATILANVLMDARLVPEDVTREPIDEHVAQAARAAAKNGDRVRPLIEIARRGEGVVASFGPRRLGPLDPLYAVDDFSMGLVYDTDLAGRVVVQLHDPHVDQVAYAILTDLLEISGTMPRP; encoded by the coding sequence GTGCGCCTCGCTCTCTATGGCTTCGGGAACGTCGGGCGGGCGCTCGCCCGGTTGCTCGTCGCGACGGGGGCGCCGTTCACGGTGACCGCGCTCGTGACAGGCCGGCACGGCGCCGTCGTATACCCGAACGGCATCGATCTCCGAACGATCCTCGCGGGAACGGATCTGCCTGGCCCCGGCATGGCCCTCGAGCCCACCCATGCGGACTTCGACCCGGGGATGCCATTCGTTCCTCCGCGGCCGGGCAAACTGCCCGCGGACATCTTGGTCGAGATGACACCGCTCGACCCGCGTACGGGCGAGCCGGCCCTGTCGTACATCCGCGAGGCTCTGGAGTCCGGAAAGCACGTCGTCACGGCGAACAAGGGGCCGATCGCGCGCGCGTATCGCGAGCTCGACGCGCTGGCGACGCGTCAGGGCCGGATGCTGCGTTTCGAGGCGACGCTCGCCGACTGCCTGCCGGTGTTCACCCTGCGACGTGCTGCGCTCCCGCTCGCGAAGATCACCGCGATCCGCGGGATCGTGTCGAGCACGAACAACCACATCATCTCCGCGGCGGCGGCCGGCGTCCCGTTCGCCGACGCGCTCGCGGAGGCGCAGCGGCTCGGCATCGCCGAGGCCGACCCGCGCAACGACCTCGACGGCCACGATGCGGCGGCGAAGGCCACGATCCTCGCGAACGTGCTTATGGACGCCCGTCTCGTGCCCGAGGACGTGACGCGCGAGCCGATCGACGAGCATGTGGCTCAAGCAGCTCGCGCCGCGGCCAAGAACGGGGACCGCGTGCGTCCGCTCATCGAGATCGCGCGCCGCGGCGAGGGCGTCGTCGCCTCGTTCGGGCCTCGCCGCCTTGGTCCGCTGGATCCGCTCTACGCGGTGGACGACTTCTCGATGGGGCTCGTCTACGACACGGACCTGGCCGGGCGCGTCGTGGTCCAGCTCCACGACCCGCACGTCGACCAGGTCGCGTACGCGATCCTGACCGACCTCCTCGAGATCAGCGGTACGATGCCGCGACCGTGA
- a CDS encoding carbohydrate ABC transporter permease, producing MSIRAVASYALLVVGSIAVAFPLLLALSYSLMSESEIATFPPPIFPAQPTLDNYGKVFATIPIGRYLLNSIIVSSAVVAGQLVTAGLAAYAFSFLVFRGRQLLFFLFLSTLMIPWEATIIPNYMTIRTIGWLDTYQGLAVPFMATAFGTFLLRQAFLQIPRELWDAARIDGASSFRFLISTVIPLSRPALGTVAIYGFLSTYNQYFWPLLVTNQVLMRTTQVGIAQLRFEESLRWGLVMAGVIMVAVPTLALLVLGQRQLIRGLTAGAVKG from the coding sequence GTGAGCATCCGCGCTGTCGCGAGCTACGCGCTGCTCGTGGTCGGTTCGATCGCGGTCGCGTTCCCGCTCCTTCTCGCACTCTCGTACTCACTGATGAGCGAGTCCGAGATCGCGACTTTCCCACCACCCATCTTCCCGGCGCAGCCCACACTGGACAACTACGGAAAGGTGTTCGCGACGATCCCGATCGGCCGTTATCTGCTGAACAGCATCATCGTATCGTCAGCCGTGGTGGCGGGCCAGCTCGTCACAGCTGGCCTGGCCGCGTATGCGTTCTCGTTCCTCGTCTTCCGCGGGCGGCAGCTGCTCTTCTTCCTGTTCCTCAGCACTCTGATGATCCCCTGGGAGGCCACGATCATCCCGAACTACATGACGATTCGGACGATCGGATGGCTCGACACGTACCAAGGACTGGCGGTGCCGTTCATGGCCACGGCCTTCGGCACGTTCCTGCTGCGGCAGGCATTCCTGCAGATTCCACGTGAGCTGTGGGACGCGGCGCGGATCGATGGCGCGTCCTCGTTCCGCTTCCTGATCTCGACCGTGATCCCGCTCTCGCGGCCGGCGCTGGGCACGGTCGCGATCTACGGCTTTCTGTCGACCTACAACCAGTACTTCTGGCCGCTCCTCGTGACCAATCAGGTCCTCATGCGCACGACCCAGGTCGGCATCGCGCAGCTGCGGTTCGAAGAATCGCTACGTTGGGGCCTCGTGATGGCAGGTGTCATCATGGTCGCAGTACCGACGCTCGCCCTGCTCGTGCTGGGGCAGCGCCAGCTGATCCGGGGCCTCACCGCGGGGGCGGTGAAGGGCTAG